From one Comamonas piscis genomic stretch:
- a CDS encoding ATP-binding cassette domain-containing protein, with protein sequence MPHSGLHCVQPTTPVLETDNWGVAYGDKVILNGLQLQIAPNAITALMGPVSGGKSTLLRSLAGLNDENPRFAQWGQLRYAGQPLAGAHRPRLVRQHVRLMQSSVQDSLSELLQPDQPLSGLDRRAWCEAYLDRMGFGDLQPLLTQTTIELAPMQQRAIAILREAAAAPALLLCDEPSADLQDYDSYLLLELLKRIAQERAVLLVTHNQRHALRVADHVLLLAGGTVQESSRADRFFSAPYSPAGQQFVRSGSCAVVAAQPSVQEARQAEPPPVAAIAPAPTAAQAARQSQRAVLPDLALANPVLAAEHYVPGARGPRGFAWLVPGKLAGTPLPGVVNDTDIDMQALKRCGVTVLVSLTEKDIDQVALARNGLRNVHLPVHDREPPSVSQLQMLMLKMKRLLLDGEVLAVHCLAGLGRTGTVLAAWLVFEGITAEEALRRVRDIEPQYVQSEPQESALWAYEAMLLEKMG encoded by the coding sequence ATGCCGCACAGCGGCCTCCATTGCGTGCAACCAACAACACCCGTTCTGGAAACAGACAACTGGGGCGTGGCCTATGGCGACAAGGTCATTCTCAACGGCTTGCAGCTGCAAATTGCGCCCAATGCCATCACGGCCTTGATGGGGCCGGTGAGCGGGGGCAAGTCCACCTTGCTGCGCAGCCTGGCCGGTCTCAATGATGAGAACCCGCGCTTTGCGCAATGGGGGCAGCTGCGCTATGCCGGGCAGCCATTGGCTGGCGCGCACCGCCCGCGCCTGGTGCGCCAGCATGTGCGGCTGATGCAGTCGAGCGTGCAGGACTCGCTGAGTGAGCTGCTGCAGCCTGACCAGCCGCTCTCCGGCCTGGACCGCCGGGCCTGGTGCGAGGCCTATCTGGACCGCATGGGCTTTGGCGACCTCCAACCCCTGCTGACCCAGACCACGATCGAGCTGGCCCCCATGCAGCAGCGGGCCATTGCGATCCTGCGCGAAGCGGCCGCCGCGCCTGCGCTGTTGCTCTGTGATGAACCCAGCGCCGACCTGCAGGACTACGACAGCTACCTGCTGCTGGAACTGCTCAAGCGCATTGCCCAGGAGCGCGCGGTGCTGCTGGTGACCCACAACCAGCGCCATGCGCTGCGGGTGGCCGACCATGTGCTGCTGCTGGCCGGTGGCACGGTGCAGGAATCGAGCCGCGCCGACCGGTTTTTCTCCGCCCCTTATTCACCGGCAGGCCAGCAGTTTGTGCGCAGCGGCAGCTGCGCGGTGGTGGCGGCGCAGCCATCTGTGCAGGAGGCGAGGCAGGCGGAGCCGCCCCCTGTGGCCGCGATTGCTCCGGCCCCCACGGCCGCGCAGGCAGCCCGCCAAAGCCAGCGCGCCGTGTTGCCCGATCTGGCTCTGGCCAACCCGGTGCTGGCGGCCGAGCACTATGTGCCCGGCGCGCGCGGGCCGCGCGGCTTTGCCTGGCTGGTGCCTGGCAAGCTGGCGGGCACGCCGTTGCCGGGCGTGGTCAACGACACCGATATCGACATGCAGGCCTTGAAGCGCTGTGGCGTGACTGTGTTGGTGTCGCTGACCGAGAAGGACATCGACCAGGTGGCACTGGCCCGCAATGGCCTGCGCAATGTACACCTGCCGGTGCATGACCGCGAGCCGCCTTCGGTGTCGCAGCTGCAGATGCTGATGCTCAAGATGAAGCGCCTGCTGCTGGACGGCGAGGTGCTGGCCGTGCATTGCTTGGCGGGCCTGGGCCGCACCGGCACGGTGCTGGCGGCCTGGCTGGTGTTTGAAGGCATCACCGCGGAAGAAGCACTGCGCCGTGTGCGCGACATCGAACCGCAGTATGTGCAGTCTGAGCCGCAGGAGTCTGCGCTTTGGGCCTATGAAGCCATGCTGCTGGAAAAAATGGGCTGA